In Halanaerobium praevalens DSM 2228, the DNA window ATTTATTCAAATGATATCCTAAACCAAATCCTAGGGCAAAAACCTGCTGTTTATTTTGAGTTTTAAACTCCTTAATCTGTCGTTCTGACTCCCTGATAGGATTATATGTGCTGTGAAAATATATATCATTATTCTTATATTTCACACGCATTGTGAGACCATCATTCTTAGCTTTTTCTAAATAAATAGTTAAATCATTTTCTTGATCAATAATTTTTTTGATTATCTCTTTATCTTCTTCATCATTTATTTCAAGAAAATTATGTTCTTCATATTTTTTTATGCATTGATATAAATTTGGTTTTTTACTTTTAATTGCTCGCATATTTTTATTATAATTATCCAAAATAAACACATCCTAAAATTTGTATCATTAATATTACAAATAAATTCATTCAAATTTATAAAAAGGAGATTGATATTTATTAAATCAACCAATCTCCTCAACAAAAATTATCTTATCATATTTACATCATACTGCTTACAGTAGATCCCCCCATACTCTGGAGTTGACTCATCATCCAGCTCTGCTGACTCTGCATTTCTGAAATTGCTTCTTCCATAGCTGAAAACTGATCAACATATCGCTGTCTAGTCATCTCTACTTTTCGCTGCACATCTTCTATATCATCATTCAATCCATCTATCCTGGTATCATAGAAGTCAAGTCTTCTTGGGATCAAACCAGTATTGGACTACATCAATTGGTCAAGATAACTATCCATTCTAACAGCCATTCCTTCATAGCCATCAGAATCACTTTCAGCAGTAAAGATAGATATTACTTCTTCTGGAGAATCTTCAAGAGCTTCAGTAAATTTAGAACTATCAAAGCTCATTACTCCATCTCTGTCAATTTCTATACCTACAGAAGTTAGAGTATTATAATCTCCACTATCTTTAACTTTAGAAGTTACAAGTTCTCTTAAGCGCATCTGTAAGCGCATAGCAGTACTATCACCCTGAAGAACAGCACTTTTTTCTGTTTCCTCATCATAATCAGTCTTACCATCCAGAAAGCTCATTGCACTGTTGTACTGGTCTACAAAAGCCTGAACTGCTTTAGTAGCTTTACCAGTATCTTTAGCTACAGAAACACTAGAAAAAGCAGTATCTGTTCCGTCATTAGCAACAGCATCTGGATTGATATTAAAGGTAACACCTTCTACTGCTTCTGAAAAAGTATTGGAAGAACTTGTTATACCTGTAATACCATTAATATCTATTTCTGCATTAGAGGCTGATTGAACTTCAATATCATTTGTTATAGCTCCACCATCTAATATCCCTAAAGTTTCTAAGACACCATCATTAGTATTACTATCAATCAGATTATTTCCAGCGACTAAAGCATTCTCTTCCCCTGTTTCACTAGTTTCCAAAACTAAATGATTATCTACAATAGAAGCTTTTACTCCTGCATTTGCATCATTAATTTTATTGCTAATATCTCTTAAGCTGTCTGTGTCATTAATAGTAATAGCTTTTTCATTAATAGTTATTGTATTTTCTGCTGCAAAATCACCAAGTCCACTAATTGGAGCACTGGTATCATCAAATCTTGTTCCAGCAAGTCGCTGAACCTGAGCTGTACTCTTTACGGTAACAGAATAATTAGCTTCATCAGAACTATTACTTGCAGTAGCTGTAACTACATCTTCATTACTACTATTAGCTGTTCTAGAATTATAGGTTGCAGAAAGCTTTAAATCTGTAATCCTATTTTCTAACTTATCAAGCCTGCTGTTAACATCTCTCCAGGCACCTTTAGTTTGTTCCAGTTCGGATATTTCTTGCTGGTAATTATAGATTGGACGCTGTTCTAATTGAACCAACTGACTAATTATTGATTCGGTATCCATACCGGTTGCTAATCCACCAAGACTTAAATCACTCATTTATAACACCTTCTTCCTAAACCGTCTCATCTATTAAGATTCCTACCATTTCATGAATTCGTGCTTGTAAATCAAGCATTTCTTCTGGAGGTAGTTCTTTAATTACTTCATCTGTATTTAAATCAACTACCTTAACCATCATCTTTTCTGTATCTTCATGAATCTGGAAGGAAAGTCCTTCTTTTACTTTATCTACTATTTCGTTTACATCTTTAACTGATTCTCTGACTTCATCTTCAAGTTCTTGCTCGGAGTATTCCTGTTTTTCTCGAAGAGACTCAGGCTTGCGATCACTATTATCATTTCTATTAACTCTAGTGTTTTGATTATTACTGTTATTGTTATGAATCTGACGGTTGGAAATAGATTCCACACTATCTACTCTCATAATAGCTTCCACCCTTTCTTCTAAAAAAAGCCAGCCGGAAAACCGGCCGGCCTATTTATTAGTCTATATCTATTTTATTCTCTTCAAGAAATTAACCGAGTAACTGAAGTACTCCCTGTGGTAACTGATTAGCTTGAGCCATCATAGCTGTACCAGCCTGACTTAAGATCTGTGACTTAGTAAAGCTCATCATTTCTTTAGCCATATCTACATCAGAGATTCTTGATTCAGCAGCTGTTAAGTTTTCTTCAGCTGTGTTTAAGTTATTAATTGTATGATCTAATCTGTTTTGTTTAGAACCCAATTTAGATCTTTCTGCAGAAACTTTTTGAATAGCTTTATCTAAAGCAGTAATAGAAGCATTTGCTTGTGATTGAGTTTCAACTTTTACTCCAGCCACTCCCAAATTACTAGAACTCATGTTTTCAATATCTAATGATAAACTTTGAGATGAGTTTGCTCCAATTTGGAAAGTAGCTGTTCCATCAGTTCTCACATCGGCTGCTTTTGTTGTTTCTTGGAAATTTGAAAGAGCATCAGTTGCAGCAGATTTAACTTCTCCAGAAGCATTTTTGACAGTCATAGTTACTCCATTAACGGCATCTGATACACCAGTATTAGCAGCTGTAAATGTTAAAGTACCTGAAGCTACTGAAGTAGTTATATCCGCTGATGTTAAGGCAGTAACAGCTGTTCCAGAAGCAATAGTAATACTTTCTGTAACAGTATCATCACCTTTTACATAAGATAATTCAACAGTATCTCCAGCAGCAATACCTAAGTTATTATCATCAGAATCTTGTAAGCTAACAACAGTAGAACCAGAGGCAATATTAGAACCTCCGGATTTCAAGCTATCGTTTTCATTAACATTTGCTACAGCAGTATTTACTGCAGTTCCTAAATCACCATTTAATAATTTCTTAGTATTAAATTCAGTAGTATTTGAAATTCTATCTAATTCATTAACCAATTCATCTACTTCTTTCTGAATTTCTTCTCTATCACCAGCGGTGTTTGTATCATTAGCAGCCTGTACAGAAAGTTCTCTCATACGCTGTAGAATTGAGTGCGACTCTTTAAGAGCACCCTCAGCAGTCTGAATCATTGAAATGCCATCCTGAGCATTTCTTTGCGCCATTGACAAACCTCTAGTTTGAGACATCATTTTTTCACTAATAGCAAGACCCGCAGCATCATCAGCCGCCTTATTAATTCTTTTACCTGAAGAAAGTCTCTCCAACGATTTACTTAAACTACTCTGTGTGTTTTTTAGCTGGTTGTATGAATTCAACGCAGCAATGTTTGTGTTAATTCTCATTTTTTATTCCTCCTTGAAATTTTGTGTTGTTACTGGCATCCTTGCCAGTTGAATCTATTTATAGTGGTTATATGAGCACCTCCGCAGCAACACTTCGGCCGATAGTGTTGCCAGCAACGGTGTTTTAGTAACCATTACAACTATGGTAGTTTATTGAAAGCCATAGTTATAAAAGCCACTAAAATTTTATCTAATAAAATCTACTAATGACTGCTGCATAATTCTTGATCCAGAAGCTAAAGAAGCTCTATAAACCGTTTCTTCCATTTTTAAATTAGTAATTACTTCTGCTAGATCAGCATCTTCATTTTTAGACTTTAAGCTTTTAATATGAATTTCGTTTGCTTCTAATCTATCAATAACATTTCCAGTCCGCTGAAGTTTTCCACCAACTTCTGCTCTTAACTCAGCATATTTATTAATTGAATCATCCATTTCAGATAAGTTATTACCTATATCCTCACCTGAAATACTCTCATCTTCTAGTTGATTATATATTTTATTAATGCTCTCTATTTCATCTTTAAAAACCTCATGCCCATTAAGATTAATATCCATCTCTACATTTTCATTTAATCTTCTGGCTACCTTACTTGTATCTCCATTATACTTCACATAATTATCAATGCCATTATCAACAACTTCAAAAGGTTTTGCATCTGTTTTTTGGCCTGAGAAAATATAACTATCACCAAGTTTAGCATTAGAAATATCTATTAGCTCATCTCTTAATTCTTTCATTTCTTTTGCCACCATTTTTCGATCACCAGAAGTCAAAGAATCATTAGCAGTTTTAATTGTTAATTCTCTTGCTCTCTGAATAACCTTTGTCCCACTTTTAAGAGCACTCTCAGTTGTGTTTAACCAATTCTCTGCTTGGTTAAGATTCCGCTGAAACTGAGAATTCCTATTTAACTGTGATTTGTAATTCATGCTTTCTGAAACTTTAATTGGAGCATCAGAAGGTGTCTGGAATAACTTACCTGAACTCAATTGTTCATTTAAGTCATTTAAATCTCCCATATTATTTTTAAGATGATCTAACATATTTTGAACCATCATTGAATTTGTAACTCTCATAGCTGTCAACTCCTGTTATTTATACTATAGTCATTAATGTTTCTAATAATTGATCAGTTTTATTTATATATTTAGCTGCTGCTGCATATGACTGCTGATATTTAATTAAATTAGCCATTTCTTCATCTAAAGAAACACCAGAAACACTTTTGTCAAGTGTATTTAATTGTTTTAAAACAACATCTTGATTGTTTTTCATCTGCTGTGACCTTGATGATTCAGCCCCAACTGAAGTTACAATAGTTCGAAAATAACCCTCTATTGAAGCTCCTTCTATTACATCTCCACTGTTAAATAAATTAGCAAGTGCATTTGCATTTTCACCATTACCAATTGCTTTATTTAAACTAATGTTTATATTACCTTCTTTGTTGATTGTTAATTTAAAATCATCAGTAGTAGAACCTGTAACTGGTGTCTGAATACCACCGCTACCATCCACTTCTAAATCAATAGTAGTTCCAGCATCAACTGTCTCAACTCCTGAAGT includes these proteins:
- the flgL gene encoding flagellar hook-associated protein FlgL produces the protein MRVTNSMMVQNMLDHLKNNMGDLNDLNEQLSSGKLFQTPSDAPIKVSESMNYKSQLNRNSQFQRNLNQAENWLNTTESALKSGTKVIQRARELTIKTANDSLTSGDRKMVAKEMKELRDELIDISNAKLGDSYIFSGQKTDAKPFEVVDNGIDNYVKYNGDTSKVARRLNENVEMDINLNGHEVFKDEIESINKIYNQLEDESISGEDIGNNLSEMDDSINKYAELRAEVGGKLQRTGNVIDRLEANEIHIKSLKSKNEDADLAEVITNLKMEETVYRASLASGSRIMQQSLVDFIR
- the flgL gene encoding flagellar hook-associated protein FlgL gives rise to the protein MRINTNIAALNSYNQLKNTQSSLSKSLERLSSGKRINKAADDAAGLAISEKMMSQTRGLSMAQRNAQDGISMIQTAEGALKESHSILQRMRELSVQAANDTNTAGDREEIQKEVDELVNELDRISNTTEFNTKKLLNGDLGTAVNTAVANVNENDSLKSGGSNIASGSTVVSLQDSDDNNLGIAAGDTVELSYVKGDDTVTESITIASGTAVTALTSADITTSVASGTLTFTAANTGVSDAVNGVTMTVKNASGEVKSAATDALSNFQETTKAADVRTDGTATFQIGANSSQSLSLDIENMSSSNLGVAGVKVETQSQANASITALDKAIQKVSAERSKLGSKQNRLDHTINNLNTAEENLTAAESRISDVDMAKEMMSFTKSQILSQAGTAMMAQANQLPQGVLQLLG
- a CDS encoding flagellar protein FlaG, encoding MESISNRQIHNNNSNNQNTRVNRNDNSDRKPESLREKQEYSEQELEDEVRESVKDVNEIVDKVKEGLSFQIHEDTEKMMVKVVDLNTDEVIKELPPEEMLDLQARIHEMVGILIDETV